In the genome of Cryptomeria japonica chromosome 8, Sugi_1.0, whole genome shotgun sequence, one region contains:
- the LOC131857654 gene encoding uncharacterized protein LOC131857654 has product MMCRLAIRRVSVTCLLQVGRGGRSGGTEGGGAGERRRRRSGGGRSPKRRCEGGACGRSGGGGGDGDAEGCSWWLLGGAAAPEAAPGRSSYTGRDATRRVGSAARSSDRRGGAGR; this is encoded by the coding sequence ATGATGTGTCGGTTGGCGATCCGACGTGTCTCGGTGACGTGTCTCCTGCAGGTGGGCCGCGGAGGGAGGAGCGGCGGGACTGAAGGCGGAGGTGCCGGGGAGCGGCGCCGGAGGAGGAGCGGAGGCGGCCGGAGTCCAAAGCGACGCTGCGAGGGAGGTGCCTGCGGCCGCAGCGGAGGAGGCGGCGGAGATGGTGATGCGGAGGGCTGCTCGTGGTGGTTGCTGGGCGGAGCAGCTGCACCGGAGGCGGCGCCCGGACGGAGTAGCTACACGGGACGCGACGCGACGCGGAGGGTGGGCAGCGCGGCTCGGAGCTCGGACAGACGCGGTGGCGCGGGACGCTGA